AGAATGTCTTGTAAAATAAGCAACAAAAGTTGATGTTTAAACATCATCCTTTGTTCATTTCAAGGCAAATGTATGTATATGTTATGTACAACTGCAGATCTTATCCAAGATGATTGGACAAGTACTAAGAATGCTATACAAGAATGAGGTTGAGCCTGGGTGTTACCAGATAAGAAACAGATATTTGGAACTATACAGTATAGTTTGCCCCCATAAACCATAAGAATTACTGACTTCATCAACTAATTGATGGTAACATTGGGTTTGACCCCAGTCCCGGACCTTCAAAATTATCAGACTCAGCTTGCTTTACCCTACCAAAGTATCGAATATGGCGTAATAGCCTGGCCAAGAAGGTGTTGTGGCATATCGTCGAGCTATCGCAGACTATAGCCACATGTTTCCGTGCCCTTGTGATGGCCACATTCATTCTCCGACTGTCCCCAAGGAACCCTACAGCACCCATTGTGTTTGATCGAACCTGCAACACAGCAACCATGAGAAGAAAAAGCAAATAACATCATTTATGGTCTTCGATAATATTCCAGATCAAGTATTCTCTTACACGGTGGGTGGACACGTATAAAGCTGTTATGACACAAAATCCACCCCGCTCCTCAGCCCATAAATCCATGAAAGATATAATGCTTCATCGCATACCCAATTACCCACCCTACTACCAGCCATACCCACTCTAACCGGGGCAGGTGTGGTATCCAGTATCCACTCCTGACTAATATTGGTGAGGAGTAATATGTACAGAGTCTTACCTATGTATTAATATAGGAGTAGATTGTTTTAGTAAGACCCACAATGAAAAACGGGCAAGAATTACATTGAGCAACTATTACTTCGAAAACGTAAGCAGCTTTGACAATTGAGGGACTTACTTTTAGTTTATTCCATCATATTCCGAAACCAAACAATAGTGTATCCACATAATATATGCACTAAATGCATAGTTTAGTGAGCATACACAGATCACAAAAGCTAGCTCAATTTGCTCAGCTGTTGAATATTTCATGGCCTCTCGATTGAGAAGAAATAGGGCTGCATTGCTAAAATATCTGGGCAAACTTATCAGAAGTTCATTCAGAAAGGAGTAAAGTTCATTTTACTTGGGTGTAAACATTTTCTAGTAGGACCTCTAACGATACTATCAGATATGATGTGTCAGTCACTGAGACTGAATTTCTAGGATGTGTGTACTTGAAGGCTTGAAGCACTGGAGCTTTTTCATGGGAAAATTGGGGCAATTCAGACTAGTTTTTATGAGAATCAGAGTCAGGGAACAGTGAAGCTCCGGCATACCAGTATGATATTTTTCATAAGAGAATGTCACCAGGAGTCGTTTTGAGATGGAGCAAGAAATGACCTGCTACAATGATGCCATTGTAGGTGTTCACTTTCAAAGTATAGTAGCTGAAACGCGTAGGGTTGAGCACGGGAAAAATCCAATCCAAAGGTGCTAGTTTGGATCGGATATGGATATGTTTACCATTGAGATAATCACAGCATCAAAACATAAGTAAGAATGACTCTTTAGGATTCGGAATTATTGGGGTGATGGAGTTCAAAACAAAGAAGAAAAGGAGGAACATGTAGCATTACTGCGACAATAGAACAATGAATCTTCAACGAATTAGACAAAAATCATACTTCCTCCTATCCATTCCAAACTATCCAATCCACTTTTCAAAGTCAAACTTGTTAAATATTGACCTCTATATTTAGTcaaattttaaaaatttaaatataaaattgaCATATTTACGTTTGTTATGAAGAGGTGTTTTGGAAAATTACagtttcaacaaaaaaaaaatatatataaaaatgaAGAAAAAGGGGGTCAAAGTGTCGTCTAGTAAACTGCGAAAAGTCAAATGGGTAGTTTGGAATGGGTAGGAGGGAGTacatacaaacaacaacaaaaaataccACTAGAACTACAAGGCGGCTTAAGAGTGAAGAAAGTTAAGAGAATGAAGGCAAGGAAACAGTAAAGAAATTTTACCATTGAGATAATCACAGCATCAGCTTCCCGGCCTTGAAAGCTATCAATTGTAGCGACCTCAACACCTCTAACCTCATCAATCTCAAGAAGTCTCTCTCTTAAGAGTTGGACTTGAGCAACATACGGAGACTGGATGGCGATCGCTTTAGGGCTCACACCTACACAATTGGTGGACAACTGTTACTGACTGTTTCCACATGAGTTGTCAACTATCAGGGGAGCACATTTTTCAAAGCAAAAGAGAACCACCTGCATAAACCAAAGAAAGGATGTGCCTTATAACAATATTTGCTTCTCCTTCATTGTAGAATGAGCCAGTCCCAGCTGGATCCATTTCCTCCTCACAATTAACAGACAAACTTCCGTAAGGCGATCTTGTATCTAGCAATAATAATGGGCACTGCGTTATCCATGTGTGCtgcaaaaaaggaaatagatcACATTAGGTCATGTCGTAAAGAATAAATCGACATTGTTAGGCTTGAAATAGCAGTTCCTACGGCTATAACACAAATGACCAGACTGCATTGATCTAACTATCTAGGTTGACGAGTTATGGATAAGAAATAACAATATCTGAAAAAATAAGATAACACAGAAGAACATCTACATTCTCCTGGGAATGTCAGTAGACCTGCCAAAACAGACAATGACCTTAACTGAAACCCGAATTAAACGAGAACAAAAAACACAGATATGATCCTGTACGTGAATTAGATCCGATCCGACCCGGGCACCCAATCCCAAACACCGATGGGCACAATATGACCTGATCCGCAATGACCCAACCCGAAAAAAACCTATTCCATATTGACCTACTTGAAATTAAACGTAAGTTTATCTacataacaaaaatgaaaaacctAATAGACACCACTAGAAATGATCTGACTTAGACCTGAAGAACCTGACCTGTGAACATTGGCCAGAATTtaaccaaaagaaaaaaaattgtcaGAAAGAAACCTCAGGAGCTCCCCATAACAACCCAATATAGCAAATATAAAATAGATCCAAACTAAAAATGAACCAACCCACAGTGCATAGTATACCCAAAAGTGACCCAACCGTTGTGACAAATTAACAAGTCTACAGGTAAGTCAAAGACGAAAGGGAGGAACCAGCAGTAAAGAACCTTTGTTAGAAGAACTATAACAAGATCTTGGCAATCTGATCTTATTTAGTTTACAGTAGTTGCCAAACAAGTTTTGCGTTTAAACAAAccaaataaatgatttttcaatcTAAGAGTGTCATGGGAACTCACAACTCATTCGTACAGTTAAGGTTTGAGCAACACAAAATTCTCATGTACAGGGGTAAGCGATCACGGGAAgtactagacctggcaaaattgcCTAACCTGAATAACCCGACccgaatgtttattgttgcaCACTGATATTAATCcctaaataacttgataataattgacccgaacccgaaatgcgCCGACTTGATACGATCTGTGACCCTTTCGGATACTGCAATCTGATACGGTAACCCAAAACACCTGAAACACTGATACTGCAATCCTATTATCCTCCATTCTCAATGCAATATTTAGTAATAGAGGTTAATAGGATTAACTTATTGAGAGATTGTCACAGAAACACCTGTCACGTAAACCCAAAATGCCCCGACTAGATTGTCATGGAAACACCTGTAAAATAGGATAATAGGATTGCAGTACCAGTATTTCACCCGAAAAAAGGATTGTCATTTCCAATCTTTTGTAACTGAGGTTAATAGGATTGCAGTATCAGTGTTCACAGATGAGACGTTATGTAGCATAGCAGCGACGAGCATTTTTATACCATGAAACCATGGTAAGCCAAGAACATAAATTATGTGCTATAAGGGTTATTTTGCAGAAGCTATAAACACAAATAATGATGATAACTTGATGAGTAAAAATAACACATATAAACTGGCCAGAGTGTTACCTTCACAAATGGAGAATCTATTAGTAGATGAGATGACACATTGGCAGCTGATTTCAATAAGCCACCATACATTTCCTTGGAAACCCAACTAGCAATGGTATCATTCATCCGATACTGTGTTGTGAGCTTAGCAACAAGAGCTCCTCCATGCAAATTAGTCGCTCTCTCTAGCAGAGAGATTCCAAGACCACCCTCTAACGCTGTCCTCGATAGAACTACTGGAGCCAGCTGGCAATGGTCACCGGCAAGAATACAGCGTTTTCCTTGAAGAATTGAGATCCAACAAGAGGGTTCTATCGCTTGCCCAACTTCATCAATAACTACCAAATCAAAGGGCCCCAGCCTACGGAGCTGCGAATCGGCTGCTCCTGTATTGGTCGCAAGAATAACCTGAGCACTTGACAGTACCTCCTTCActatttccttttcctttttcttcAAGTCTTTACCAAGCTGCTTTATGAGCTGACGTATACCAGCAGCTAATGAATCATCTTTGAGACAAAGACTTAGGTCTTTTCTAAGATTTGTTCTTTTTCTTTCAAATTCCAGCTTAAACTTCTGCATTTTGTTAATGACAATCTCACCTAAAGATTTTGAAGCAACAGCTGACGATATTCTTGCAGGATTACCTACTCGCACAATATTTATCCCCGTATTTGAAAGTTTCTCGACCATGTTGTCAATGGCCGCGTTAGTTGGAGCTGTCACAAGCACTTTTTCACCACGCTCAATAGAGAGAACAATGAGTTTCTTCAGCAACCCTGATTTTCCTGAACCAGGTGGGCCATGGATGAGCAATAATGGCCGTTTCTTGTTCAGACCCAAGGTGATAGCTTTTTGTTGAGACTCATCATAGCTAGTACTTCCTAACTGTCCATCTAGTTCGACACCATTCCAATCCAATATATCATTGTCCTCTAGACAATCAAGATCCTCTTTATCACCAAACAAAGTAGCCACAATGGAAATGGCTGGGTTTTTCTTCTGTAAACCATTCTTTTGAAGAATCATCAGGGCCTCACAATTACGCTGCAGAAGGATTAAATGACAAAGATTATGTCAGGAAAAAAAGATCATGTAAGAAAAGTCAAGTCTGACTGCACTAACCACTGTAAACTAAATAGAGCATGAACCAATAGTCTGTAATGTTGCACACTTGGACACATATTTTTCAGTGACCAGGTTTACCATCAAGTAACAGCTTGAGTGCTGATTTCTATAATATTACCCTAAGTTTATCCTAACAGTAGCTCAACTGTATGGAGTTCAAACTATTAGTGGCCTCATAAATTTAAAAGAAGCTTAATATGTTAAATACAGATAGAACCACAACCACTAGAGCTATAACCAAATGCCTTAAGGGCTCCCATAAACGACTCGGGGAAGGAGGGGGTGAATGTACAGAGCCTTACGCCTGAAACAAAGAGGTTTTTTTCCACCTGACCCATAATGACAATCGCGCCGAGAATTGTATCAAATGGCTACTACTTACACAATTAAATTAATAAACCAAGTTTACGCAACTAGTATTGAGTAAAAGATTGCGCATGTATGCTATATTCCACTAGATCCACATTGCAATAGTCATTATGGACAATCATCATCAAGAAGTCCATTACTTATGCTCAGCATCGCTGATtgacccttttttttttctcctgacTAGGGTTTTAAACAGGTTGTCTGATAAGGGGTAATTTTCTTGTAGTGCCCTCACGTTTCACATTCCACTTTATTGAACTGTTTTTTGAGTCGTTTCCGACTATGGTGACTTAAACTGTAGTATAACAAAAAGTTCATCTAAATGCCAAAGATTTTAAGCATCATACTTATATGTTAATTTGTAAATTTAGGTAAAAAATCATCTTCGTCTTTTTCTAATTTTGATTCTGCACTTACCTATACTCGTCGAAAGTATTAATTTAAACAAATTTCGCCTGTGCAATACTTTGTACTTATGGTTACCGAAATGGGAATTGCTCAAACAGAAGTCACCAATGTGAGGAATCGCTTAAACCTGAAGTCACCAATGTGAGAAATTGCTCAACATTTATGTCATCTAAGTGGAAATTGTGAGACAGTGTACTTCAGGCATCAAACTACTTCCACTAAAGAAGTAAGACTCCATAACAAATGTTAAGTAAAACAATGCAAACCAGAATCTCATGCCATTTGATCATGTTTATTCAGGTTTCTAGCAGTCCATCTTACCAATTACCTCATATGTTAGAGTGTCAGCCAATCCAGGGATGCGATCAAGTCGTACAAGCTTACCAAAGAGCATTGAAAATATAGCATCACCATGTCGAGACTCTAGAGCAACACTAATACTGCAGCCATCCTCCCCTAGATTGTCAACAAAACCTTGCATGCATGAAGTTGCACCTGCGCCTCTACTATCACATGTTCTCACACAGACCATGTCCCCTGGAGAAAGGGTAGTAGGTGGCAATAGATGATTGCCCTCAACTCTAAACAACACTGAATGTAATCCGCCTAATCCTGCAACAATAAAGACAACCACTTATCCTTGGTCCACAAAATGTATCCATCTAGTCACGCACTCATGCAACAAGTCTATAAAGCTTTAGTCCAAAAATGCATCTCATATTCTACAGTAAGCAAATGCCATTCTAAGCTGTACTCAGTATTACCCAATGCTAATAGCACATAGAGGTTGCTTCCACATAACCCAAGACGAAAAGTGTAAGTTCTACGTAAATGCTACTTCACAGTAACAAGAACTTACAAAAAGACACAGACACTAATCAATGAAATAATTGGCAAGTTTTGAGACTTTCGACAAGGAAGCTTAAGATACCTATTGAAGTACTAACAGCAGTCAAGTTGCAAAGCGTATCACATAGTTCTTGTTGTGCCTGCCCATGAGTGACCAAGTATTCAATAGGCCTGGAGGAGTCAGAACTGTCATCAGGAGGCATAGGGACTGCATTTAACTCCTCCTGGGTAA
Above is a window of Silene latifolia isolate original U9 population unplaced genomic scaffold, ASM4854445v1 scaffold_277, whole genome shotgun sequence DNA encoding:
- the LOC141639110 gene encoding DNA polymerase alpha-associated DNA helicase A, whose product is MEAACCYVCTSCSAMSFKKLPNLSSRTAITTPIPMPRSFTNLSFKMNLVSVQQITCCTTPKTKTKTAAVPLSTYSNTATDGKKRRTRRRVSKTAVVRGPNQNGDPLGRRDLGKAVVKWISQGMSAMATEFGAAELRGDFGEIEQKMGPGLTFVIEAQPYLSAVPMPAGLESVCLKACAHYPTLFDHFQRELRDVLNGLQAKGHVEDWRETRAWKLLKQLATSVQHKAIARKPSQTKLTTGVLGLKSDRITAIQSKIDQFTKRMSILLQIERDAELEFTQEELNAVPMPPDDSSDSSRPIEYLVTHGQAQQELCDTLCNLTAVSTSIGLGGLHSVLFRVEGNHLLPPTTLSPGDMVCVRTCDSRGAGATSCMQGFVDNLGEDGCSISVALESRHGDAIFSMLFGKLVRLDRIPGLADTLTYERNCEALMILQKNGLQKKNPAISIVATLFGDKEDLDCLEDNDILDWNGVELDGQLGSTSYDESQQKAITLGLNKKRPLLLIHGPPGSGKSGLLKKLIVLSIERGEKVLVTAPTNAAIDNMVEKLSNTGINIVRVGNPARISSAVASKSLGEIVINKMQKFKLEFERKRTNLRKDLSLCLKDDSLAAGIRQLIKQLGKDLKKKEKEIVKEVLSSAQVILATNTGAADSQLRRLGPFDLVVIDEVGQAIEPSCWISILQGKRCILAGDHCQLAPVVLSRTALEGGLGISLLERATNLHGGALVAKLTTQYRMNDTIASWVSKEMYGGLLKSAANVSSHLLIDSPFVKHTWITQCPLLLLDTRSPYGSLSVNCEEEMDPAGTGSFYNEGEANIVIRHILSLVYAGVSPKAIAIQSPYVAQVQLLRERLLEIDEVRGVEVATIDSFQGREADAVIISMVRSNTMGAVGFLGDSRRMNVAITRARKHVAIVCDSSTICHNTFLARLLRHIRYFGRVKQAESDNFEGPGLGSNPMLPSIS